The proteins below come from a single Methanobrevibacter millerae genomic window:
- the mtrB gene encoding tetrahydromethanopterin S-methyltransferase subunit MtrB has product MAQMLPMVQIVPEMNFAYDPVTGIIGSSLGSGIVLLSMDDVAESVDKVEAAADELMASLDPYSSPAGSFPGREGSYITAGMLTNMVYGFLIASLIIFAALSIGGI; this is encoded by the coding sequence ATGGCTCAAATGTTACCTATGGTACAGATTGTACCTGAAATGAATTTCGCTTATGACCCAGTTACTGGGATTATCGGATCATCTTTAGGTTCAGGAATTGTTCTCCTATCTATGGATGATGTTGCTGAAAGTGTTGATAAAGTAGAAGCAGCAGCAGACGAATTGATGGCATCTTTAGATCCTTATTCAAGCCCTGCCGGATCTTTCCCAGGAAGGGAAGGCTCTTACATTACTGCAGGTATGTTAACTAACATGGTATACGGATTCTTGATTGCTTCATTGATTATATTTGCTGCATTATCAATAGGGGGTATCTAG
- a CDS encoding hydrogenase iron-sulfur subunit, which produces MADDVKIVMFCCNWCSYGGADTAGTARMQYPPNIRVIRVMCSGRIDPQFILKAFKEGADGVFVAGCHMGDCHYDAGNYKLDRRMRLIYKLVEDMGIGKERVHHDWISASEGEKFSKSVNMMVNRIKDLGPAPLKDQLNAEG; this is translated from the coding sequence ATGGCTGATGATGTAAAAATTGTAATGTTTTGTTGCAACTGGTGTTCCTATGGAGGAGCGGACACAGCAGGTACTGCACGTATGCAATACCCACCGAATATCAGAGTTATTCGTGTAATGTGTTCAGGAAGAATTGACCCACAATTTATCTTAAAAGCATTTAAAGAGGGTGCTGACGGTGTATTTGTAGCAGGATGTCACATGGGTGACTGCCACTATGACGCTGGTAACTACAAATTGGATCGTAGAATGAGATTAATTTATAAATTGGTTGAAGATATGGGAATTGGAAAAGAAAGAGTTCACCACGACTGGATTTCCGCATCCGAAGGTGAAAAGTTCTCTAAATCCGTTAACATGATGGTTAACAGAATTAAAGACTTAGGTCCAGCTCCATTAAAAGACCAATTAAACGCTGAAGGATAG
- a CDS encoding methanogenesis marker 14 protein, producing the protein MSFLSKIFSKGPKPIIAHSKEGNLDMLRAQRAGPAAPGAVKKPDVFYVTASVELGNTTTKCIVMATNLNTSESYLLNKTVKMTRDIRKPKANEDVFGKTVWGIELSKEAVTELIRDTVLEALKKCNVDKDEDLDFVVRSTGVTAGFATAEEAGQLIIALADGCLEADIPPRKMSPAMSISQLPERLQKHSLLENILFDGAVVSVVPPEGKETVANEMEGELVTAGIKLGAKWTDVDYRNPCVSLDFGSTLAGRIVNDNEPYANTVGNFLGLAGVVSDALARGTGKIDMKNGAAIDIYNEKAAKKADKKKAEANALEAHKLINIQKVPMDVERFGTVPVNPEAAANAGTTLIGCDVGFNGDKLPELTELGKQFYDEDGLGTLLSTLDYVSTNIVTRVLDVAFAENVIIPGSALGITGRAGITGRKPELILEAVQDKFESVVFVEDGLALGSAIMARCMNSMGTPKVPIGGKQGGRCILKDRMKMAGGKFA; encoded by the coding sequence ATGTCTTTTTTAAGTAAAATTTTTAGCAAAGGTCCAAAGCCTATCATTGCCCATTCCAAAGAGGGAAACCTGGATATGTTGAGGGCGCAGAGGGCAGGTCCTGCAGCTCCCGGAGCTGTAAAAAAGCCTGATGTTTTTTATGTAACTGCTTCAGTTGAACTGGGTAACACTACAACCAAATGTATTGTAATGGCCACCAATCTGAATACGAGCGAGTCCTATCTTTTAAATAAAACGGTCAAGATGACACGTGACATCAGAAAGCCAAAGGCAAATGAAGATGTTTTCGGTAAGACTGTATGGGGCATTGAATTGTCTAAAGAGGCCGTAACCGAACTGATCAGAGATACTGTTTTAGAAGCATTGAAGAAATGTAACGTTGACAAGGATGAGGATCTTGATTTCGTCGTAAGGTCAACCGGGGTAACCGCAGGTTTTGCAACCGCTGAGGAAGCCGGTCAGTTAATTATCGCACTTGCTGACGGATGTCTTGAAGCCGACATTCCACCTCGTAAGATGTCTCCTGCAATGAGCATCTCACAGCTTCCTGAAAGACTTCAAAAGCACTCACTTCTGGAAAATATATTATTTGACGGTGCTGTTGTAAGTGTAGTTCCTCCGGAAGGTAAGGAAACCGTTGCAAACGAAATGGAAGGGGAGCTCGTTACTGCAGGTATCAAGCTGGGTGCAAAATGGACTGATGTCGACTACAGAAACCCTTGCGTTTCACTGGATTTCGGTTCAACACTCGCAGGCCGTATCGTCAATGACAATGAGCCTTACGCAAACACTGTCGGAAACTTTTTAGGTCTTGCTGGTGTTGTAAGCGACGCATTGGCACGTGGTACCGGTAAAATTGACATGAAAAACGGTGCAGCCATTGATATCTATAATGAAAAGGCCGCCAAAAAGGCTGACAAGAAGAAAGCCGAAGCAAACGCACTTGAAGCTCACAAATTAATCAACATTCAAAAAGTACCGATGGACGTTGAAAGGTTCGGAACCGTTCCGGTCAATCCTGAAGCCGCAGCTAATGCCGGAACCACTCTAATCGGATGTGATGTCGGTTTCAACGGTGACAAGCTGCCTGAACTCACTGAACTCGGTAAGCAGTTCTATGACGAGGACGGATTGGGTACCTTATTATCTACTCTAGACTACGTAAGTACCAATATCGTAACTAGAGTTCTTGACGTTGCATTTGCCGAAAACGTAATCATCCCAGGATCTGCTTTGGGAATTACAGGACGTGCAGGAATCACCGGACGCAAGCCTGAACTCATTTTAGAAGCCGTTCAGGACAAGTTCGAAAGCGTAGTTTTCGTTGAAGACGGTCTCGCTTTAGGTTCTGCAATCATGGCCAGATGTATGAATTCCATGGGTACTCCAAAAGTTCCTATCGGAGGAAAACAGGGCGGAAGATGCATCCTTAAAGACCGTATGAAAATGGCCGGAGGAAAATTCGCCTAG
- a CDS encoding NTP transferase domain-containing protein — protein MIYAVVMAGGRGTRLETPVEKPLFKLHNKPLIKYVLDNINSSKLIEKTIIATSPNAPETEEYVKKLNYEILDTPGVDYLNDLSLILKSFEKKSTEDILLFINADLPFIKGECIDYILKQYFKSGKEALSTLIPVTVFNDLGLKYEYEYQGLVPVGVNVLKSIDRIQDETQLVIEKEELAFNINTLQDASVADKYTFKYNECI, from the coding sequence ATGATTTATGCTGTTGTGATGGCTGGAGGTAGAGGAACACGCCTTGAAACTCCAGTCGAAAAACCTCTTTTTAAATTACACAATAAACCATTGATTAAATACGTACTTGACAATATAAATTCATCTAAATTGATCGAAAAAACGATTATTGCAACGAGTCCAAACGCTCCCGAAACCGAGGAATACGTTAAGAAGTTAAACTATGAAATTCTCGATACTCCGGGCGTCGACTATCTGAATGATTTGTCCTTAATACTTAAAAGTTTCGAAAAAAAATCCACTGAAGACATTCTGCTTTTCATAAACGCCGATTTGCCATTCATCAAAGGTGAATGCATCGACTACATCCTGAAGCAGTATTTTAAAAGCGGAAAGGAGGCATTGTCAACCTTAATACCGGTAACTGTCTTCAACGATTTGGGTCTTAAATACGAATACGAATACCAGGGTCTCGTTCCCGTCGGCGTCAACGTCCTTAAAAGCATTGACAGGATTCAGGATGAGACGCAGCTCGTAATTGAAAAAGAGGAATTGGCATTTAATATCAATACCCTTCAGGATGCAAGTGTTGCTGACAAATATACTTTTAAATATAATGAATGCATATAG
- a CDS encoding NADH-quinone oxidoreductase subunit B family protein: MADKVKIGTMWFGGCSGCHLSIADFHESLIDVMELAEFEFSPVLMDTKYDEVPELDIIIVEGGIRNDENRELAEMLNEKANMVIAYGTCACYGGIPGLGNLWTVDDLTQEAYVNSVSTVNPEGVIPHEDVPHLESRVRPIGEAMDIDLIIPGCPPRSDVVAEAVLALLNGETIELPATNLCEVCPREKPPAGLAMDFIKRQFEVGLPEPDLCLISQGLVCMGPATVSLCGAECPSINVPCRGCYGPTSKVLDQGAKMISAIASDYGVNEDKTVDPETVADQLDDIVGTFYSYTLPAALVPMKMQKGGE; encoded by the coding sequence ATGGCAGATAAAGTAAAAATAGGAACTATGTGGTTTGGCGGTTGTTCCGGTTGCCACTTATCAATTGCAGATTTCCACGAATCCTTGATTGACGTAATGGAATTAGCAGAATTTGAATTCTCTCCAGTACTCATGGATACAAAATACGATGAAGTTCCTGAATTGGACATCATCATCGTAGAAGGTGGAATAAGAAACGACGAAAACAGAGAATTAGCTGAAATGTTAAACGAAAAAGCTAACATGGTTATTGCTTACGGAACTTGCGCATGTTACGGTGGTATTCCAGGTCTCGGTAACTTATGGACCGTTGATGACTTAACCCAAGAAGCATATGTTAACTCCGTATCTACTGTAAACCCAGAAGGTGTCATTCCTCACGAAGACGTACCTCACCTGGAAAGCAGAGTAAGGCCAATCGGTGAAGCTATGGACATTGACTTGATCATTCCAGGATGCCCACCACGTTCCGACGTTGTAGCTGAAGCAGTTCTTGCTTTATTAAACGGCGAAACAATTGAATTGCCTGCAACCAACTTATGTGAAGTATGTCCTAGAGAAAAACCACCGGCAGGTCTTGCTATGGACTTCATTAAAAGACAATTCGAAGTAGGTCTTCCAGAACCTGATTTATGTCTGATTTCCCAAGGTCTCGTATGTATGGGTCCTGCAACCGTATCCTTATGTGGTGCAGAATGTCCTTCCATTAACGTCCCATGTAGAGGATGTTACGGACCTACCTCAAAAGTATTAGACCAGGGTGCTAAAATGATCAGTGCTATCGCATCTGACTACGGTGTAAACGAAGATAAAACAGTAGATCCTGAAACTGTTGCTGACCAATTGGATGATATTGTAGGTACTTTCTACTCTTACACATTACCTGCAGCATTAGTACCAATGAAAATGCAAAAAGGAGGAGAATAA
- the mtrA gene encoding tetrahydromethanopterin S-methyltransferase subunit A, producing MADKKAPADGWPVISGDYIVGDPESPVAVTTLASHIEAELSGAAIAGPCKTENLGIEKVVANIISNPNIRFLILAGAEVQGHITGQSFKALHENGADPEKKKIIGATGAIPFVENVPLDGVERFQQQLEIIDLIDTEDIGAIQSKINECVEKDPGAFEEEAMVISVDEDGDDEDTGEAIRVVSAETALIESRIRNINTKIAMVGAVQRNMAGNYAGKVQGIMIGLIFTLVIGFLFLI from the coding sequence ATGGCTGATAAAAAAGCTCCTGCAGACGGCTGGCCGGTTATCAGTGGGGATTACATTGTAGGTGATCCTGAAAGCCCTGTTGCAGTAACCACATTGGCTTCACACATTGAAGCTGAATTATCTGGAGCAGCTATTGCAGGCCCATGTAAAACTGAAAACTTAGGTATAGAAAAAGTTGTTGCTAATATTATTTCTAATCCTAACATCCGTTTCTTGATTTTAGCCGGCGCTGAAGTGCAAGGCCACATTACCGGTCAAAGTTTCAAGGCGCTGCACGAAAACGGTGCTGACCCGGAAAAGAAAAAGATCATTGGTGCAACCGGTGCTATTCCTTTCGTAGAAAACGTTCCACTCGACGGTGTTGAAAGATTCCAGCAACAATTGGAAATCATCGATTTAATCGACACTGAAGATATCGGAGCTATTCAATCAAAAATTAATGAATGTGTAGAAAAAGATCCAGGTGCTTTCGAAGAAGAAGCTATGGTTATTTCCGTAGATGAAGACGGTGATGATGAAGATACTGGTGAAGCTATCAGAGTTGTTTCTGCTGAAACCGCACTTATTGAATCCAGAATCAGAAATATCAATACCAAAATCGCAATGGTCGGTGCTGTTCAAAGGAACATGGCCGGAAATTACGCTGGTAAAGTCCAAGGTATAATGATCGGTTTAATCTTCACTTTAGTGATTGGATTTTTATTCTTGATATAA
- the mtrG gene encoding tetrahydromethanopterin S-methyltransferase subunit MtrG codes for MSDEENSVPQVMVSPDDFNPLLAKLDAAEEKVDFTVGEYYQRLGQQSGRDVGILYGIILGLFILIVSIKFGAIAMFQTLLAGLL; via the coding sequence ATGAGTGACGAAGAAAATTCAGTACCTCAAGTAATGGTATCTCCTGATGATTTCAACCCTTTACTCGCAAAATTAGATGCTGCTGAAGAAAAAGTTGATTTCACAGTAGGTGAATATTACCAACGTTTAGGCCAACAAAGCGGAAGGGACGTTGGAATATTATACGGTATTATACTTGGATTATTTATATTGATAGTATCTATAAAATTTGGTGCCATAGCAATGTTTCAAACATTACTGGCTGGTCTTTTATAG
- a CDS encoding PRC-barrel domain-containing protein, with the protein MENKQIPKREEKLWSEIRNYQVATNNARILGVLDELIINEKTGKIVDIAIRVEADRNIHVKGAKRNGDLLLVPFAKVEKVGEFIIVTE; encoded by the coding sequence ATGGAAAACAAACAGATTCCTAAAAGAGAAGAAAAATTATGGAGCGAAATTAGAAACTACCAGGTGGCAACCAACAACGCACGTATCCTGGGCGTTTTGGATGAACTCATTATCAACGAAAAAACCGGTAAAATCGTTGATATCGCTATCCGTGTAGAAGCTGACCGCAATATCCACGTAAAAGGCGCCAAAAGAAACGGAGACCTGTTGCTTGTTCCTTTCGCAAAAGTGGAAAAAGTCGGCGAGTTCATTATCGTAACTGAATAA
- a CDS encoding SufB/SufD family protein, whose amino-acid sequence MDVLSVRNVYEDAERAINKKAAIGADVTIENFSDEAVNALDLLDDLDDVDKKTKNTLLKVGVDTEENNRSGSFLQVDQTNVFTNNSISDSIEVMGMAVAMDKYKWLEDYLWKVVKPDADKYTAKTALREKETETVSGYFVRSLPGTKEVMPVQACMFIGDEAVMQTAHNVIIAEENSELHLITGCATGDDIASAMHVGVSEMYLKPNSKITFTMVHNWAEQVEVRPRTGVKLMDDSTYINNYILTSPVSTIQSYPTAYCDGKNSRAIFQSIQGGKKDSIIDVGSRVLLNAPNAKGEVISRAVSQDESKIYSRGHLSGTVPGVKGHLECHGLVLSDDSMIYAVPELEASSANLEMSHEAAVGKISEDEINYLTSRGISEEDAESMIVRGFLNMDITGLPDELAAQTQMMIDMSVDGM is encoded by the coding sequence ATGGATGTGTTGAGTGTGCGCAATGTTTATGAGGATGCCGAAAGGGCTATAAATAAGAAAGCTGCCATCGGGGCAGATGTCACTATTGAAAACTTCTCAGATGAAGCTGTTAACGCTTTGGACTTGCTTGATGATTTGGATGACGTTGACAAAAAGACCAAAAATACTCTTTTAAAAGTAGGTGTCGATACCGAAGAAAATAACCGTTCAGGTTCTTTTCTCCAAGTAGATCAGACCAACGTCTTTACCAACAACTCCATTTCCGACTCCATCGAGGTCATGGGAATGGCAGTTGCAATGGACAAGTACAAATGGCTTGAAGACTACCTGTGGAAGGTTGTAAAGCCTGACGCTGACAAGTACACTGCCAAAACCGCATTAAGGGAAAAGGAAACAGAAACCGTAAGCGGATACTTTGTAAGATCACTTCCGGGAACCAAAGAGGTAATGCCGGTTCAGGCCTGCATGTTCATAGGCGACGAAGCGGTAATGCAGACTGCACATAATGTCATAATTGCAGAGGAAAACTCTGAATTACATTTAATCACAGGCTGTGCAACGGGTGACGATATCGCATCAGCAATGCACGTCGGAGTCTCCGAGATGTATTTAAAGCCAAATTCAAAAATCACTTTTACCATGGTTCACAACTGGGCAGAGCAGGTTGAAGTAAGGCCAAGAACCGGAGTTAAACTGATGGATGATTCAACCTACATCAACAACTACATCCTGACCAGTCCGGTTTCAACCATTCAGTCCTATCCTACAGCATACTGTGACGGTAAAAACTCAAGGGCTATTTTCCAGTCAATTCAGGGCGGTAAAAAGGACTCAATTATTGATGTGGGATCACGTGTACTTTTAAACGCTCCTAACGCAAAGGGCGAGGTCATATCAAGGGCAGTCTCACAGGATGAGTCCAAAATCTATTCAAGGGGACACCTTTCCGGAACGGTTCCCGGAGTCAAGGGACACCTCGAATGTCACGGATTGGTATTATCCGACGACAGCATGATTTACGCTGTTCCTGAGTTAGAAGCAAGCTCAGCCAACCTTGAAATGTCTCACGAAGCGGCCGTAGGAAAGATTTCAGAAGACGAAATCAACTATCTCACCTCAAGGGGAATCTCAGAAGAGGATGCGGAGTCCATGATTGTAAGGGGCTTTTTAAACATGGACATTACCGGTTTGCCGGATGAACTGGCAGCTCAAACCCAAATGATGATTGATATGAGCGTAGATGGAATGTAA
- the mtrH gene encoding tetrahydromethanopterin S-methyltransferase subunit H has protein sequence MLRFDKEQLVVDIAGVKMGGQPGEYPTVLAGTIFYGGHKIISDEKAGTFDKDAADERIKTMEEMSDVTGNPCVVQTFGATAEAMVKYLEFVGDNCDKPFLIDSTAAAAKIAGVEYVQEVGLAERAVYNSLSMAAEPGEIEAVKNSDIDASILLGFNPMTPGVEGKIEIWETGGSVIDQGILEMADECGITKPWMDVAVTPLGQGAGPAVRTSFAVKAKWGYPVGSGIHNVPSAWDWLRGYKKEHKEAWPVCDIGSNIVQQMAGGDFVLFGPIENARIAFPACGMADIMIAEAAKDIGTEPVEDHPINKLL, from the coding sequence ATGTTAAGATTTGATAAAGAACAACTCGTCGTAGATATTGCTGGAGTAAAAATGGGAGGACAACCTGGTGAATACCCTACCGTTTTAGCAGGAACTATCTTTTACGGCGGACACAAAATTATTAGTGATGAAAAAGCAGGTACTTTTGATAAAGACGCTGCTGATGAAAGAATTAAAACCATGGAGGAAATGTCTGACGTAACAGGAAACCCTTGTGTTGTACAAACATTCGGTGCTACCGCAGAAGCTATGGTAAAATACCTGGAATTCGTAGGGGACAACTGTGACAAACCTTTCCTTATCGACTCAACTGCAGCTGCAGCAAAAATCGCAGGTGTAGAATACGTACAGGAAGTCGGATTAGCTGAAAGGGCTGTATACAACTCTTTAAGTATGGCTGCAGAACCTGGTGAAATTGAAGCAGTTAAAAACTCCGACATCGACGCATCCATTCTCTTAGGATTCAACCCAATGACTCCTGGTGTAGAAGGAAAAATCGAAATCTGGGAAACCGGTGGATCTGTAATCGACCAAGGTATTCTCGAAATGGCTGACGAATGTGGAATCACCAAACCATGGATGGACGTAGCAGTTACTCCATTAGGTCAAGGTGCAGGACCTGCAGTAAGGACCTCCTTCGCTGTAAAAGCTAAATGGGGTTACCCAGTAGGATCCGGTATTCACAACGTTCCATCTGCATGGGACTGGTTAAGAGGATACAAAAAAGAACACAAAGAAGCATGGCCTGTTTGTGATATCGGTTCAAACATTGTTCAGCAAATGGCTGGTGGAGACTTCGTTCTTTTCGGACCTATCGAAAACGCAAGAATCGCATTCCCAGCATGTGGTATGGCAGATATCATGATTGCTGAAGCAGCAAAAGATATCGGTACCGAACCTGTCGAAGACCACCCAATTAACAAATTATTATAG
- the mtrC gene encoding tetrahydromethanopterin S-methyltransferase subunit MtrC — MSAGGSADGAAAGAINSTHLLIAGIVGGLLCIYVSGFLNETIGSVIAGIGAVLAIVWGADAIRRVASYGLGTGVPSIGYMSLSVGVISTCAGISLASILKMGILGPVAAFVIAVIIGAIIAIIATKIVGMKIPIMLQCTIEIAGAACLSILGFSVAIAGSYDMTAIYENVVASGYIAVLFILCTMAIQHPFNACLGPNEDQVRTLKCAASTAFLSMTIVGIMSSISGGLGWAIVLIVGLIGWVISFRAFVTASCNDAASTRWAGLWPNVEE, encoded by the coding sequence ATGTCTGCTGGTGGAAGTGCTGACGGTGCAGCTGCAGGTGCAATTAATTCAACACACCTTTTAATCGCAGGTATCGTCGGAGGATTACTTTGTATATACGTATCAGGCTTTTTAAATGAAACTATAGGTTCAGTTATTGCAGGTATTGGTGCTGTTCTCGCAATCGTATGGGGAGCAGATGCTATTCGTAGAGTAGCAAGTTACGGTTTAGGTACTGGTGTACCATCTATCGGATACATGTCATTATCTGTCGGTGTCATCTCAACATGCGCAGGTATCAGTTTAGCATCCATTTTAAAGATGGGTATTCTCGGACCTGTAGCTGCTTTTGTCATTGCAGTTATCATTGGTGCAATCATTGCTATCATCGCAACTAAGATTGTCGGTATGAAAATCCCAATCATGCTTCAATGTACTATCGAAATTGCCGGCGCTGCATGTTTATCCATTTTAGGATTCTCAGTTGCTATCGCAGGTAGTTATGACATGACTGCAATTTATGAAAATGTTGTTGCTAGTGGTTATATCGCCGTATTATTTATCTTATGTACTATGGCTATCCAACACCCATTCAACGCATGTTTAGGACCTAACGAAGATCAAGTCAGAACTTTAAAATGTGCTGCTTCAACCGCATTCTTATCCATGACTATTGTAGGTATCATGTCCTCAATCAGTGGTGGACTCGGATGGGCTATTGTATTAATAGTCGGTTTAATCGGTTGGGTAATTTCATTCAGAGCATTCGTAACTGCTTCATGCAATGATGCGGCATCAACAAGATGGGCTGGATTATGGCCTAATGTAGAGGAATAG
- a CDS encoding tetrahydromethanopterin S-methyltransferase subunit F — MVEISNKPIVSGIRNASDDAEYSSKLIAREGKLFAGLLATRVKGIALGICIALLLVVVIPYIAMFCGL; from the coding sequence ATGGTAGAAATTTCAAACAAACCTATTGTAAGTGGAATTAGAAATGCTTCCGATGATGCTGAATACAGTTCAAAACTGATCGCAAGAGAAGGTAAACTCTTCGCAGGATTACTTGCAACCAGAGTAAAAGGAATTGCTTTAGGAATTTGCATTGCACTCCTTTTAGTCGTAGTTATACCTTACATTGCAATGTTTTGTGGATTATAG
- a CDS encoding ABC transporter ATP-binding protein, with amino-acid sequence MLLEIENLAVEVGGKRILNDINLSIAEGETHVLLGPNGAGKSTLFLTILGFPQYDVVKGSIKFKGQDITGLTTAERVQLGIGVSFQSPPSIRGVSVRDLLKIESHQDMDEDLNPRMQELAKQLKFSDEFLDRDVNFGFSGGEVKRSEILQLLAQMPDFTMFDEPDSGVDIENVELLASEIGTLLDKDKPPRSRKRSGLLITHLGYILNFVSADKAHVLMNGVISCSGNPTEILEDIRKNGFNGCVECAQCL; translated from the coding sequence ATGTTACTTGAAATTGAAAATTTAGCCGTTGAGGTAGGCGGAAAAAGAATTTTAAATGATATTAACCTTTCAATTGCTGAAGGTGAAACCCATGTTCTTCTAGGCCCGAACGGCGCAGGAAAAAGTACCTTATTCTTAACTATTCTAGGTTTCCCGCAATACGATGTCGTAAAGGGAAGCATAAAATTTAAAGGCCAGGACATTACCGGTCTTACAACTGCCGAAAGGGTTCAGCTGGGAATCGGCGTAAGCTTCCAGTCCCCTCCTTCAATAAGGGGTGTTTCTGTAAGGGATTTATTAAAAATCGAATCCCATCAGGACATGGATGAGGATTTAAACCCTAGGATGCAGGAACTTGCAAAGCAATTAAAGTTCAGCGACGAGTTTTTAGACAGAGATGTCAACTTCGGATTTTCAGGAGGGGAAGTCAAAAGGTCTGAGATTTTACAGCTTCTGGCACAGATGCCTGACTTTACTATGTTTGACGAGCCGGACTCAGGCGTTGACATTGAAAACGTAGAATTGTTAGCTTCTGAAATCGGAACTCTTTTAGACAAGGACAAGCCTCCGAGAAGCAGGAAAAGAAGCGGACTTTTAATTACTCACCTGGGATATATTTTAAACTTCGTAAGTGCCGATAAGGCTCACGTTCTGATGAACGGCGTCATTTCCTGTTCAGGTAACCCTACAGAGATTCTTGAAGATATTAGGAAAAATGGATTTAATGGATGTGTTGAGTGTGCGCAATGTTTATGA